One genomic region from Rosa rugosa chromosome 1, drRosRugo1.1, whole genome shotgun sequence encodes:
- the LOC133711906 gene encoding protein phosphatase 1 regulatory inhibitor subunit PPP1R7 homolog has product MDDQAQPPPPNHDDPTAENDGDPSSTVLDLTSFQLHDLHSVELPPSLTELDLTANRLSSLDTRIGTLSNLTKLSFRQNLIDDAAVQPISAWTALSGLEELVLRDNKLNKIPDVSIFKKLLVFDVSFNEITSLQGLSKVSSTLKELYVSKNEVTKIEEIDHLHQLQILELGSNRLRVMQSLENMTKLEELWLGRNRIKVVNLCGLKCIKKISLQSNRLTSMTGFEECVALEELYLSHNGISKMEGLSTLVNLRVLDVSNNKLTSVNDIENLTMLEDLWLNDNQIESIEGVAEAVVGSREKLATIYLEHNPCAKNPNYSAALKKTFPNIQQIDSNIFA; this is encoded by the exons ATGGACGACCAGGCCCAACCACCACCACCGAATCACGATGATCCGACGGCCGAGAACGACGGCGATCCTTCCTCCACCGTCCTCGATCTCACCAGCTTCCAACTCCACGACCTCCACTCGGTCGAGTTACCGCCGAGTCTCACCGAGTTAGACCTCACCGCCAACCGCCTCTCCTCCTTGGACACTCGCATTGGAACCCTCTCCAACCTCACCAAGCTCTCCTTCCGTCAGAACCTCATCGACGACGCCGCCGTCCAACCGATCTCCGCCTGGACCGCCCTCTCCGGCCTCGAG GAGTTGGTGCTGAGGGATAATAAGCTGAACAAAATACCTGATGTGAGCATCTTCAAGAAGCTTCTGGTTTTCGACGTCTCTTTCAATGAGATTACATCGTTGCAGGGGCTTTCCAAGGTCTCCAGCACCCTCAAGGAGCTCTATGTCTCCAAAAATGAAGTTACTAAGATTGAGGAGATTGATCATCTCCATCAGCTTCAAATTCTTGAGCTAGGTTCAAACCGGTTAAGG GTGATGCAGAGTCTGGAAAATATGACAAAGTTAGAAGAGCTGTGGCTGGGACGGAATCGTATAAAGGTAGTTAATTTATGTGGGCTGAAATGCATTAAGAAGATTAGCTTGCAAAGCAATCGGTTAACTTCTATGACTGGATTTGAG GAATGTGTTGCGCTTGAGGAACTGTACTTGAGCCATAATGGGATTTCCAAAATGGAAGGCCTCTCAACCTTGGTTAACCTGCGTGTGTTGGATGTATCTAATAACAAGCTAACATCAGTGAATGATATCGAAAACCTAACAAT GTTAGAAGACCTGTGGCTTAATGACAACCAGATAGAGTCAATTGAAGGCGTTGCTGAGGCTGTTGTTGGTTCCAGAGAGAAGCTGGCTACTATCTATCTTGAACACAATCCATGT
- the LOC133711916 gene encoding cell division cycle protein 27 homolog B isoform X1: MEAILRDSVHHSLRDFLHRNAIFLCERLCAEFPSETNLQLLAGCYLHSNQAYAAYHILKGTQVAQSRYLFAMSCYQMNLLNEAEAALCPPNEPSAEVPNGAAGHYLLGLIYRYTDRRKSAIHHFKQALTIDPSMWAAYEELCVLGSAEEAAVVFGEAAALSIQKQYLHHGLASQSFLTVNDDCNLVSGRNFSFEDVSPRQLKLMQGSNTRDSSGNSHVILGGVSGQPTNGSSNISFYNTPSPMPMQLSGIAPPPVCRNALPNGLNLSSGTDSSPRSTMSSTVQAGRRKFVDEGKLRKVANNESAIRLISSRLSFDSGNRRSNRLAAEAGANTNASASMAAGNGTTNTSKIGSSKLGSVARSLTSRKGQPWANENLDEGIRNETFDDSRSNTAAISGFTPTSDTRYLEQDGATLSIGGGIMHASKVISGASEILSLLRTLGEGYRLSCMYRCQDALDVYLKLPYKHYNTGWVLCQVGKAYFELLDYFEADRAFSLARQASPYSLEGMDVYSTVLYLLNEDMKLSYLAQELISTDRLAPQSWCAMGNCYSLQKDHETALKNFQRAVQLNSKFTYAHTLCGHEYVALDDFENGIKSYQSALRLDARHYNSWFGLGMIYFRQEKFEFAEHHFRMANKINPCSSVIASNLGTALHALQRSDEALAIMEKAIRADEKNPVPMYQKANILMSLEKFDEALAVLEQLNEYSPRESSVHALMGRIYKRRNMHDKAMLHFGIALDLKPSTTDVTAIKAAIERLLVPDEIEDNL; the protein is encoded by the exons ATGGAAGCCATACTCCGAGACTCCGTTCACCACAGCCTTCGCGATTTCCTCCACCGCAACGCCATTTTCCTCTGCGAGCGTCTCTGCGCCGAGTTCCCCTCCGAG ACAAATTTGCAATTGTTAGCTGGATGTTACTTGCATAGTAATCAAGCTTATGCCGCATACCATATTTTAAAGG GAACACAAGTGGCTCAATCACGCTACTTGTTTGCTATGTCATGCTATCAGATGAATCTTCTCAATGAGGCAGAAGCAGCATTATGCCCCCCTAATGAGCCTAGTGCAGAG GTTCCAAATGGCGCAGCAGGTCATTACCTTCTTGGGCTTATTTATAG GTATACTGATAGAAGGAAAAGTGCCATCCATCACTTTAAACAGGCTTTGACTATAGACCCTTCAATGTGGGCTGCGTATGAAGAGCTGTGTGTGCTAG GTTCTGCTGAAGAAGCAGCTGTGGTTTTTGGGGAAGCTGCTGCTCTTTCCATACAAAAACAGTACCTACATCATGGATTAGCTTCTCAAAGTTTTCTCACCGTCAATGATGATTGCAATTTAGTTTCTGGAAGGAACTTTAGCTTTGAAGATGTTAGTCCAAGACAATTGAAACTAATGCAAGGCAGTAATACAAGAGATAGTTCTGGAAATTCTCATGTTATTTTAGGAGGAGTTTCTGGTCAGCCTACAAACGGCAGTTCTAACATATCTTTCTATAACACTCCTTCTCCAATGCCTATGCAG TTGTCAGGTATTGCTCCACCGCCGGTTTGTAGAAATGCCCTGCCAAATGGCCTAAACCTCAGCTCTGGTACTGATAGCTCTCCTAGGTCAACTATGAGCTCTACCGTTCAAGCTGGGAGAAGAAAGTTTGTTGATGAAGGAAAACTTCGAAAGGTAGCTAACAATGAGTCAGCTATTCGATTG ATTTCTAGTAGATTATCTTTTGATTCTGGCAACCGAAGGAGCAATAGACTTGCTGCTGAAGCAGGGGCTAACACCAATGCAAGTGCGTCCATGGCAGCTGGAAATGGAACTACCAATACATCTAAAATTGGAAGTTCTAAGTTGGGCTCTGTAGCACGCTCCTTGACAAGTCGGAAGGGTCAGCCATGGGCCAATGAAAACCTTGATGAAG GCATACGGAATGAGACATTCGATGATTCCCGTTCAAATACAGCAGCTATCTCTGGTTTTACTCCCACTAGTGATACCAGATATCTTGAACAAGATGGAGCAACATTGTCAATTGGTGGGGGTATTATGCATGCTTCAAAAGTTATTAGCGGTGCTTCAGAAATATTGAGCCTTTTGAGAACTCTTGGGGAAGGTTATAGGCTTTCATGCATGTACAGGTGCCAG GATGCACTGGATGTCTATCTGAAACTTCCATACAAGCATTACAATACAGGCTGGGTACTCTGCCAG GTTGGAAAAGCTTATTTTGAATTGCTAGATTATTTTGAAGCTGATAGGGCCTTCAGTCTGGCTCGACAGGCATCACCTTACAGTTTAGAAGGAATGGATGTATATTCTACAGTTCTTTAT CTTTTGAACGAAGATATGAAGTTAAGTTACCTGGCACAAGAGCTCATATCAACTGATCGCTTAGCTCCTCAGTCTTG GTGTGCAATGGGAAATTGCTATAGCTTGCAGAAAGATCATGAAACTGCTCTGAAGAATTTCCAGCGAGCTGTTCAACTTAATTCAAAATTCACATATGCGCATACCCTTTGTGGTCATGA ATATGTAGCCCTGGATGATTTTGAGAATGGAATAAAGAGCTATCAGAGTGCACTTCGACTTGATGCAAGGCATTATAACTCCTGGTTTGGGCTTGGAATGATTTATTTTCGGCAAGAGAAGTTTGAGTTTGCAGAGCATCACTTCCGGATGGCTAACAAAATAAATCCATGTTCTTCTGTTATTGCGTCTAATCTTGGCACAGCATTGCATGCTTTACAG AGAAGTGATGAAGCTTTGGCGATAATGGAGAAGGCTATTAGAGCAGATGAGAAGAATCCTGTTCCCATGTATCAAAAGGCTAATATATTAATGAGCTTAGAAAAGTTTGATGAAGCTTTAGCAGTCTTGGAGCAGCTTAATGAATATTCTCCTCGTGAAAGTAGTGTGCATGCTTTGATGGGTAGGATTTATAAGCGGCGAAACATGCATGACAAAGCAATGCTTCATTTTGGCATTGCATTGGATTTGAAACCATCTACAACTGATGTCACTGCCATTAAG GCTGCCATTGAGAGGTTACTTGTACCGGATGAAATAGAAGACAACTTGTAG
- the LOC133711916 gene encoding cell division cycle protein 27 homolog B isoform X2, protein MEAILRDSVHHSLRDFLHRNAIFLCERLCAEFPSETNLQLLAGCYLHSNQAYAAYHILKGTQVAQSRYLFAMSCYQMNLLNEAEAALCPPNEPSAEVPNGAAGHYLLGLIYRYTDRRKSAIHHFKQALTIDPSMWAAYEELCVLGSAEEAAVVFGEAAALSIQKQYLHHGLASQSFLTVNDDCNLVSGRNFSFEDVSPRQLKLMQGSNTRDSSGNSHVILGGVSGQPTNGSSNISFYNTPSPMPMQLSGIAPPPVCRNALPNGLNLSSGTDSSPRSTMSSTVQAGRRKFVDEGKLRKISSRLSFDSGNRRSNRLAAEAGANTNASASMAAGNGTTNTSKIGSSKLGSVARSLTSRKGQPWANENLDEGIRNETFDDSRSNTAAISGFTPTSDTRYLEQDGATLSIGGGIMHASKVISGASEILSLLRTLGEGYRLSCMYRCQDALDVYLKLPYKHYNTGWVLCQVGKAYFELLDYFEADRAFSLARQASPYSLEGMDVYSTVLYLLNEDMKLSYLAQELISTDRLAPQSWCAMGNCYSLQKDHETALKNFQRAVQLNSKFTYAHTLCGHEYVALDDFENGIKSYQSALRLDARHYNSWFGLGMIYFRQEKFEFAEHHFRMANKINPCSSVIASNLGTALHALQRSDEALAIMEKAIRADEKNPVPMYQKANILMSLEKFDEALAVLEQLNEYSPRESSVHALMGRIYKRRNMHDKAMLHFGIALDLKPSTTDVTAIKAAIERLLVPDEIEDNL, encoded by the exons ATGGAAGCCATACTCCGAGACTCCGTTCACCACAGCCTTCGCGATTTCCTCCACCGCAACGCCATTTTCCTCTGCGAGCGTCTCTGCGCCGAGTTCCCCTCCGAG ACAAATTTGCAATTGTTAGCTGGATGTTACTTGCATAGTAATCAAGCTTATGCCGCATACCATATTTTAAAGG GAACACAAGTGGCTCAATCACGCTACTTGTTTGCTATGTCATGCTATCAGATGAATCTTCTCAATGAGGCAGAAGCAGCATTATGCCCCCCTAATGAGCCTAGTGCAGAG GTTCCAAATGGCGCAGCAGGTCATTACCTTCTTGGGCTTATTTATAG GTATACTGATAGAAGGAAAAGTGCCATCCATCACTTTAAACAGGCTTTGACTATAGACCCTTCAATGTGGGCTGCGTATGAAGAGCTGTGTGTGCTAG GTTCTGCTGAAGAAGCAGCTGTGGTTTTTGGGGAAGCTGCTGCTCTTTCCATACAAAAACAGTACCTACATCATGGATTAGCTTCTCAAAGTTTTCTCACCGTCAATGATGATTGCAATTTAGTTTCTGGAAGGAACTTTAGCTTTGAAGATGTTAGTCCAAGACAATTGAAACTAATGCAAGGCAGTAATACAAGAGATAGTTCTGGAAATTCTCATGTTATTTTAGGAGGAGTTTCTGGTCAGCCTACAAACGGCAGTTCTAACATATCTTTCTATAACACTCCTTCTCCAATGCCTATGCAG TTGTCAGGTATTGCTCCACCGCCGGTTTGTAGAAATGCCCTGCCAAATGGCCTAAACCTCAGCTCTGGTACTGATAGCTCTCCTAGGTCAACTATGAGCTCTACCGTTCAAGCTGGGAGAAGAAAGTTTGTTGATGAAGGAAAACTTCGAAAG ATTTCTAGTAGATTATCTTTTGATTCTGGCAACCGAAGGAGCAATAGACTTGCTGCTGAAGCAGGGGCTAACACCAATGCAAGTGCGTCCATGGCAGCTGGAAATGGAACTACCAATACATCTAAAATTGGAAGTTCTAAGTTGGGCTCTGTAGCACGCTCCTTGACAAGTCGGAAGGGTCAGCCATGGGCCAATGAAAACCTTGATGAAG GCATACGGAATGAGACATTCGATGATTCCCGTTCAAATACAGCAGCTATCTCTGGTTTTACTCCCACTAGTGATACCAGATATCTTGAACAAGATGGAGCAACATTGTCAATTGGTGGGGGTATTATGCATGCTTCAAAAGTTATTAGCGGTGCTTCAGAAATATTGAGCCTTTTGAGAACTCTTGGGGAAGGTTATAGGCTTTCATGCATGTACAGGTGCCAG GATGCACTGGATGTCTATCTGAAACTTCCATACAAGCATTACAATACAGGCTGGGTACTCTGCCAG GTTGGAAAAGCTTATTTTGAATTGCTAGATTATTTTGAAGCTGATAGGGCCTTCAGTCTGGCTCGACAGGCATCACCTTACAGTTTAGAAGGAATGGATGTATATTCTACAGTTCTTTAT CTTTTGAACGAAGATATGAAGTTAAGTTACCTGGCACAAGAGCTCATATCAACTGATCGCTTAGCTCCTCAGTCTTG GTGTGCAATGGGAAATTGCTATAGCTTGCAGAAAGATCATGAAACTGCTCTGAAGAATTTCCAGCGAGCTGTTCAACTTAATTCAAAATTCACATATGCGCATACCCTTTGTGGTCATGA ATATGTAGCCCTGGATGATTTTGAGAATGGAATAAAGAGCTATCAGAGTGCACTTCGACTTGATGCAAGGCATTATAACTCCTGGTTTGGGCTTGGAATGATTTATTTTCGGCAAGAGAAGTTTGAGTTTGCAGAGCATCACTTCCGGATGGCTAACAAAATAAATCCATGTTCTTCTGTTATTGCGTCTAATCTTGGCACAGCATTGCATGCTTTACAG AGAAGTGATGAAGCTTTGGCGATAATGGAGAAGGCTATTAGAGCAGATGAGAAGAATCCTGTTCCCATGTATCAAAAGGCTAATATATTAATGAGCTTAGAAAAGTTTGATGAAGCTTTAGCAGTCTTGGAGCAGCTTAATGAATATTCTCCTCGTGAAAGTAGTGTGCATGCTTTGATGGGTAGGATTTATAAGCGGCGAAACATGCATGACAAAGCAATGCTTCATTTTGGCATTGCATTGGATTTGAAACCATCTACAACTGATGTCACTGCCATTAAG GCTGCCATTGAGAGGTTACTTGTACCGGATGAAATAGAAGACAACTTGTAG